Proteins encoded in a region of the Paenibacillus sp. E222 genome:
- a CDS encoding low specificity L-threonine aldolase — protein sequence MIRFECDYNEGAHERILQRLISTNMEQTSGYGKDAHCDRARSLIRQACENERADVHFLVGGTQTNTTVIASILRPYQGVIAATSGHIAVHETGAIEATGHKVITVPSEDGKITAHQVKAVYDAHWNDASPEHCVQPGMVYISQPTENGTMYSKAELQALFDVSQQCSLPLFIDGARLGYALASRNCDTTLADLARLCDVFYIGGTKIGALMGEAVVILNDKLKPDFRYMIKQKGGLLAKGRLLGIQFETLFEDGLYLEISQHAVDMAMLIHDSLAEQGIAFLYDSPTNQQFPILPDDLLQDLRSRYSFTFWEKVDDTHSVVRFCTSWATQRGNVDLLIRDISQSLNKLKACV from the coding sequence ATGATACGATTCGAATGTGATTACAACGAAGGCGCGCATGAGCGCATTTTGCAAAGACTGATTTCAACGAACATGGAACAAACGAGCGGTTACGGTAAAGATGCCCATTGTGATCGGGCGAGGAGTCTCATTCGACAAGCTTGTGAAAATGAACGGGCGGATGTGCATTTTTTGGTTGGTGGTACACAGACCAATACAACGGTTATTGCCTCCATTTTACGTCCATACCAAGGCGTGATTGCAGCGACTTCGGGCCACATCGCGGTCCATGAGACAGGAGCGATCGAAGCCACAGGTCACAAAGTGATTACGGTACCAAGTGAAGATGGAAAGATCACAGCACATCAGGTCAAAGCGGTCTATGATGCTCATTGGAATGATGCGTCTCCGGAGCATTGTGTCCAGCCCGGAATGGTTTACATATCCCAGCCTACTGAGAACGGTACGATGTACAGCAAGGCAGAGCTGCAAGCATTGTTTGATGTGAGCCAACAGTGTAGTCTCCCGTTATTTATTGATGGGGCACGTCTTGGGTATGCTCTTGCTTCCCGGAATTGTGATACGACGCTCGCGGATCTCGCCCGCCTGTGTGATGTATTCTATATTGGCGGAACCAAGATCGGAGCATTGATGGGGGAAGCGGTAGTCATTTTGAATGACAAGCTCAAGCCGGATTTTCGTTATATGATCAAACAAAAAGGCGGCCTGCTTGCCAAAGGCAGATTGCTGGGTATTCAGTTTGAAACGCTGTTTGAAGATGGTCTGTATCTTGAAATTTCCCAGCATGCGGTGGACATGGCCATGTTGATTCATGATTCACTTGCGGAGCAAGGCATTGCTTTCCTATATGACTCACCAACCAATCAGCAATTTCCAATTCTGCCAGATGACCTGCTTCAGGATTTACGCAGCCGTTACTCGTTCACATTCTGGGAAAAGGTGGACGACACTCACAGCGTCGTTCGTTTCTGTACCAGTTGGGCAACTCAGCGGGGAAATGTGGATTTACTGATTCGCGATATTTCCCAGAGTCTGAACAAATTGAAAGCCTGTGTATAG
- a CDS encoding MarR family winged helix-turn-helix transcriptional regulator yields the protein MLTEMRRFNRFYTNILGVLDKHILGTGYSFAEARVIIEIGIQGESIANNLVDTLTIDRSYMSRIVSKLTREGLLMKVDSAADSRVSLIRLTEKGQELYGELNERSDQQIVKLMQGLDEEEIREVYASMMNIQDKLNKRAGETRR from the coding sequence ATGTTGACTGAAATGCGGCGTTTTAACCGTTTTTATACCAATATACTCGGTGTACTTGATAAACATATCCTGGGAACGGGATACTCCTTCGCCGAAGCAAGGGTCATTATTGAAATTGGCATTCAAGGGGAGAGCATTGCGAACAATCTGGTGGATACACTGACCATTGATCGCAGTTACATGAGTCGAATTGTAAGTAAACTAACCAGAGAAGGGCTGCTGATGAAAGTAGATTCGGCCGCTGACAGCCGGGTTAGTTTGATTCGCCTGACTGAAAAAGGGCAGGAGCTTTACGGTGAGTTGAATGAACGTTCAGATCAGCAGATTGTGAAGTTAATGCAAGGTTTGGATGAGGAAGAGATCAGAGAAGTTTATGCTTCCATGATGAATATTCAGGATAAGTTGAACAAAAGAGCAGGAGAGACAAGACGATGA
- a CDS encoding ABC transporter ATP-binding protein, with the protein MIRRFFSYYRPYKKLFLIDFGCAVIAGLLELAFPLAVSKFINELLPGQDWPLIILACIVLLSIYALNTVLNYVVTYWGHMLGINIETNMRSKMFAHLQKLSFRFFDNRKTGHLIGHLTNDLNDIGEVAHHGPEDVFIAVMTLIGSFWLMANINMELALITFIIIPIMAWVIIVFGGRMTKTYRRLFGDVGNFNSRIEDNVGGIRVVQSFANEEHEKKLFSVDNENFRKTKLLAYKTMAKSISVSYMMMRLVTVFVMISGAWFFIDGRIDMGDFMAFLLLSNIFFRPIEKINAVIESYPKGIAGFKRYLEIIDTEPEIADAKNAVELKSVRGDIRFENVSFGYEENRRILNNISLSIKPGETVAFVGPSGAGKTTICSLLPRFYEVEEGRITVDGMDIREVQLESLRRHIGIVQQDVFLFSGTIKENIAYGDLTATDEQIWDAARRASLEELILSLPEGINTVIGERGVKLSGGQKQRLSIARMFLKNPPILILDEATSALDTETEALIQKSLAELSVGRTTLVIAHRLTTIKNADRILVVNADGIAEQGNHEELVAAGGIYSRLHQVQYSHS; encoded by the coding sequence ATGATTCGTCGTTTTTTCTCATATTATCGTCCTTACAAAAAACTGTTTTTAATTGATTTTGGTTGTGCAGTAATAGCTGGTTTACTAGAGCTGGCATTTCCACTTGCGGTAAGCAAGTTCATTAATGAGTTGCTGCCAGGTCAAGATTGGCCGCTCATTATCCTCGCATGTATTGTATTGCTGTCGATCTATGCGCTGAATACGGTCTTGAATTATGTCGTGACCTACTGGGGACATATGCTTGGTATTAACATTGAGACCAACATGCGTTCGAAGATGTTTGCTCATTTGCAAAAGCTATCCTTCCGGTTCTTCGATAATCGTAAAACGGGTCATCTGATTGGTCATCTGACGAATGATCTTAACGATATTGGCGAGGTGGCTCACCATGGACCGGAGGATGTTTTCATCGCAGTGATGACATTAATCGGTTCGTTCTGGCTCATGGCGAACATTAATATGGAGCTTGCATTGATCACCTTTATCATCATTCCAATCATGGCCTGGGTCATTATCGTGTTTGGTGGGCGCATGACGAAGACCTATCGGCGCCTCTTCGGCGATGTGGGGAATTTCAATTCCCGTATTGAAGACAACGTAGGCGGAATTCGTGTCGTACAATCGTTCGCTAACGAAGAGCATGAGAAAAAACTATTTTCCGTAGACAACGAGAACTTCCGTAAAACAAAGCTGCTTGCTTACAAAACGATGGCGAAGAGTATATCAGTCAGCTACATGATGATGCGTCTGGTTACTGTGTTTGTTATGATCAGCGGTGCCTGGTTCTTTATCGATGGCAGGATTGATATGGGTGATTTCATGGCATTCCTGTTGTTATCCAATATCTTCTTCCGTCCAATTGAAAAAATTAACGCCGTAATCGAAAGTTATCCTAAGGGGATCGCCGGCTTCAAGCGTTACTTGGAGATCATCGATACGGAGCCGGAAATCGCCGATGCGAAAAATGCCGTTGAGCTAAAAAGCGTACGAGGAGATATTCGCTTCGAAAATGTCTCGTTCGGTTATGAAGAGAATCGACGTATTCTGAATAATATCAGTTTGTCCATTAAGCCAGGGGAAACCGTTGCATTTGTGGGTCCTTCCGGTGCAGGTAAAACGACCATATGCAGTCTGCTTCCACGATTCTATGAAGTAGAGGAAGGCCGGATCACTGTTGACGGGATGGATATTCGTGAGGTTCAGCTGGAATCATTGCGCAGACATATCGGTATTGTTCAACAGGATGTATTTCTCTTCTCAGGCACAATTAAGGAAAATATCGCGTATGGCGATTTAACGGCAACAGACGAGCAAATCTGGGATGCAGCCCGTCGTGCATCTCTGGAAGAATTGATTCTTAGTTTGCCGGAAGGGATCAATACAGTCATCGGCGAACGTGGTGTCAAACTTTCCGGAGGTCAGAAACAGCGCTTGTCCATTGCTCGCATGTTCCTGAAAAATCCACCGATTCTCATCCTGGACGAAGCAACGTCCGCTCTGGATACCGAAACCGAAGCGTTAATCCAGAAGTCCTTGGCGGAACTGTCAGTGGGCAGAACAACACTTGTTATTGCACACCGACTGACAACCATCAAGAATGCAGATCGCATCCTGGTAGTCAATGCTGATGGTATTGCAGAGCAGGGTAACCATGAGGAACTGGTCGCTGCAGGGGGGATATACAGCAGGCTTCACCAGGTTCAATACAGCCATTCCTGA
- a CDS encoding serine hydrolase encodes MRLTLKKRTSFAAVTLMLTMLAPMSALAAPATSTSSNLTYDMTQKVVMEKSKLLTETYGTTSVQYALMDEGKIVISGQVGQNDPEDRIPLSSNTMYGIGSTSKVVLTAAVMKLVDEGKIDLDVPVVNYIPEFKMKDNRYTKITPHMLLNHSSGILGTSSGSAILYGDNDTYAHDTFLDQLAEQNLKADPGAYSVYSNDSFTLAEILVERVSDMSFTAFIHKYITEPLGMSHTKTPLDLVDPNQMAVTYSQPEKKQLPLENTNMIGSGGIYSTAEDLVKFSQIFTGEIKGILSSESAKAMTQEEYKRGVWPEDSDSSISYGLGWDSVNLFPFSEYGIKALTKGGNTIAYHSSLIVLPEYNMAAAVTSSGGSSTTDQLIASELLLSALEEKKIIKARKPDKSFGAPVKATMPKELTQYAGIYGAVGSSLLKLEVNDEGQLTTSLLLSPNSTEQKYTYTADGSFVNEQGTEKLKFAQEDNGNTYLWSRSYQSVPGLGQIASSEYKAEKLETNTLPEDVTAAWQKREGNIYYLVNEKYTSTVYDSATPIIPIHMFNEAPGYVYTNKIMDPNLAVNQLQIPGLAGRDTMEYKFFEKNGVEYVSAGGKVYVSQELVRPLYSGKQSKTTIQTNGYATWYSIPAAATGKVMTVKMPSKGAFTVYDQTGISTNHTVVSGVNEVTLPVNGTIVFAGEAGSRFEITLTNQ; translated from the coding sequence ATGAGATTGACACTGAAAAAACGAACTTCATTCGCGGCGGTAACCCTGATGTTAACCATGTTAGCCCCAATGTCTGCTCTCGCCGCACCGGCAACCAGTACCAGCAGTAACCTTACGTATGATATGACCCAAAAAGTGGTGATGGAAAAGAGCAAGCTCCTTACCGAAACATATGGTACAACCAGTGTGCAGTATGCACTCATGGATGAGGGAAAGATCGTGATCTCCGGACAAGTAGGCCAAAATGACCCGGAGGATCGTATCCCCCTTTCTTCTAATACAATGTATGGCATCGGTTCAACCAGTAAAGTGGTGCTTACCGCCGCTGTGATGAAGCTGGTTGATGAAGGCAAGATCGATCTGGATGTGCCGGTTGTGAACTATATCCCGGAATTCAAAATGAAGGACAATCGTTACACAAAAATTACACCTCATATGCTGCTGAATCATTCATCCGGGATTCTTGGAACCTCAAGCGGTAGTGCCATACTGTATGGGGACAATGATACCTATGCACATGATACATTTTTGGATCAATTGGCCGAGCAAAATTTGAAGGCAGATCCAGGAGCCTACTCGGTGTATAGTAACGATAGCTTCACATTAGCTGAAATTCTGGTCGAAAGAGTTAGTGACATGAGCTTTACTGCATTTATACACAAATATATTACAGAGCCCTTGGGCATGAGTCACACCAAAACACCGCTGGATCTGGTTGACCCTAATCAAATGGCAGTAACTTATTCCCAGCCGGAAAAGAAACAACTTCCACTAGAGAACACGAACATGATTGGCTCTGGAGGCATTTACTCTACTGCAGAAGACCTGGTTAAATTTTCGCAAATCTTTACAGGAGAGATCAAAGGCATTCTTTCTAGTGAGTCGGCAAAAGCGATGACGCAGGAAGAATACAAAAGAGGCGTGTGGCCAGAGGACAGCGATTCATCTATTTCGTACGGGTTAGGCTGGGATAGTGTAAACCTGTTCCCATTTAGCGAATACGGGATCAAGGCACTTACCAAAGGCGGGAATACGATTGCCTATCATTCGTCATTAATTGTACTTCCGGAATACAACATGGCTGCAGCCGTTACCTCCTCAGGTGGGTCGAGCACCACCGACCAATTGATCGCGAGTGAACTGTTGCTTAGCGCACTTGAGGAAAAAAAGATTATTAAAGCGCGGAAGCCGGATAAATCATTTGGCGCACCTGTAAAAGCAACCATGCCGAAAGAACTAACGCAGTATGCAGGCATTTATGGGGCTGTTGGCAGCTCGTTATTGAAGTTGGAAGTGAATGATGAAGGGCAATTAACAACGTCTCTGCTATTATCGCCGAACAGTACGGAACAAAAGTATACGTATACCGCAGATGGCTCTTTCGTGAACGAGCAAGGTACAGAAAAGTTGAAATTCGCCCAAGAGGATAACGGGAATACCTACCTGTGGTCTCGCTCGTATCAGTCGGTGCCAGGGCTTGGACAAATCGCCTCCTCGGAATACAAGGCAGAAAAGCTCGAAACCAATACATTACCCGAAGATGTAACAGCCGCTTGGCAGAAGCGCGAAGGCAACATTTATTATCTGGTGAATGAAAAATACACCTCGACGGTATATGACAGTGCAACGCCGATCATCCCTATTCATATGTTCAATGAGGCACCAGGGTATGTGTATACCAATAAAATTATGGATCCAAACCTGGCCGTGAACCAACTGCAAATTCCAGGCTTGGCGGGCAGGGATACGATGGAATATAAGTTCTTCGAGAAAAACGGCGTGGAATACGTCTCAGCAGGAGGAAAGGTCTACGTCAGTCAAGAACTTGTAAGACCGCTCTATTCGGGGAAACAATCGAAGACAACGATCCAAACGAATGGTTATGCGACATGGTACTCGATACCGGCAGCCGCCACAGGTAAAGTGATGACAGTAAAAATGCCTTCGAAAGGTGCTTTCACTGTATATGATCAGACGGGTATCAGTACGAATCATACCGTGGTAAGTGGTGTAAATGAAGTTACATTACCTGTAAATGGTACGATTGTATTTGCTGGTGAAGCTGGTTCAAGGTTCGAAATTACGTTAACTAATCAATAA
- a CDS encoding alpha/beta fold hydrolase has translation MMKKILIILLKIFGAIVIAFALFIATVYFVNVFSNKSEAGKIKPYGQSVSVDGKNMNVLIQGKGEETVVLLPGYGTPAPALDFKPLIDELSPFYKVVVIEPFGYGLSDITEKERTTENMVSEIHEALQQLGIQRYTLMAHSISGIYGLDYVNKYANEVTSFVGIESSVPTQGGNDDPFPTGTYKLLKKSGFYRLLMKLAPDQLIAPDVDDETREQIRILSLKNTFNPNNLSEGENFAPNFKVTENLTFPKDLPVIFFLQANDTETEGWIPLHEEQVENSVHGKVMTFEGGHYLHHTRSKEIVENFRKFMNEVK, from the coding sequence ATGATGAAAAAAATATTAATCATTTTGCTCAAAATATTCGGAGCCATAGTTATCGCTTTTGCATTATTTATTGCCACTGTTTATTTTGTAAATGTATTTAGCAACAAGTCGGAGGCAGGGAAAATCAAACCCTATGGTCAGTCCGTATCGGTTGACGGGAAAAACATGAATGTGTTGATCCAAGGAAAAGGTGAAGAAACCGTGGTATTGCTTCCGGGGTACGGAACACCTGCCCCAGCCCTCGATTTTAAACCGTTAATCGATGAGCTATCTCCATTTTACAAAGTCGTTGTCATTGAACCTTTCGGTTATGGATTAAGTGACATTACTGAAAAAGAGCGTACTACGGAAAATATGGTTAGTGAAATTCATGAAGCGTTACAGCAACTTGGTATTCAACGTTACACGCTCATGGCTCACTCCATTTCAGGGATATACGGACTGGATTATGTGAACAAATATGCAAACGAAGTAACTTCCTTTGTCGGCATCGAGAGCAGTGTCCCAACGCAGGGAGGTAACGATGATCCATTCCCAACCGGAACGTACAAACTGCTTAAAAAATCAGGATTCTACCGACTGTTAATGAAATTGGCCCCTGATCAACTGATTGCACCCGATGTTGATGATGAAACCAGAGAGCAAATTCGAATCCTTTCACTCAAAAATACGTTTAATCCGAACAATCTGAGTGAAGGCGAAAACTTTGCTCCTAACTTCAAAGTAACTGAGAACTTGACCTTCCCCAAAGATCTGCCTGTGATTTTCTTCTTACAAGCGAATGATACGGAAACGGAAGGATGGATACCTTTGCATGAAGAGCAAGTTGAAAATTCTGTACATGGTAAAGTGATGACATTCGAAGGCGGGCATTATTTACACCATACCCGATCCAAAGAAATAGTCGAAAACTTCAGGAAGTTTATGAATGAAGTGAAATAA
- a CDS encoding serine hydrolase, with protein MKPREVTKLKMSVRRARKRNTIAAVTLMLTILAPMSAMAAPAAMNNSINLTYETTKKTVIEKAKLLTETYGTTSLQYALIDGGEITVSGQTGKNDLNDKVPLTSNTIYGIGSTSKMMLTAAVMKLVDEGKIDLDVPVVNYMPDFTMKDKRYKQITPRMLLNHSAGLFGTSVGSAILYGDNDTYAHDTFLDQLATQNLMAEPGAYSVYSNDGFTLAEILVERVTGMSFTAFIHKYFTEPLKMNHTKTPQDIVNTGEMAGIYSPLYKGQLPHENYNIIASGGIYSTAKDLVKFSQIFTGEVKGILSNKSVEAMEQKEYRRGMWPEDSDSSMSYGLGWDSVDLFPFSDYGIKAVTKGGDTLSYHSSLVVLPEYNMAAAVISSGGASITNQFIASELLLSALEEKGIIKERKPEKSFGVPVKADMPKEISKFAGNYGGNNSVTKIKINKAGQMTLSSLTAPSNPVQEYTYTSDGTFVSDDGTEKLKFVVEKNGNTYLWSRSYISVPGLGQVALSEYNAEKLKANTLPKEINAAWAKRDGKKYYLVNAKYTSMLYLNATSILPIQLNKENPGYMSNNKIIGAGEAANQLQIPGSAGREPMDIHFSKKNGGEYLTFSGYVFASEGLVKPIYSGKQSATTIQADGYAKWFSVPATAKGKVMTVKLPAKGAFAIYDQNGICINHSVVSGKNVVVLPENGRIVFAGEAGSQFEISLKK; from the coding sequence ATGAAACCAAGAGAGGTAACAAAACTGAAGATGAGTGTGAGGAGAGCAAGAAAGAGAAATACTATAGCTGCTGTGACTCTCATGCTGACGATACTTGCCCCAATGTCTGCAATGGCCGCACCGGCTGCCATGAATAACAGCATTAACCTTACGTATGAGACAACAAAGAAAACCGTAATCGAAAAAGCCAAATTACTGACTGAGACGTACGGTACGACGAGTCTGCAATATGCGCTCATTGATGGTGGAGAGATTACGGTGTCCGGTCAAACGGGCAAGAACGATCTAAACGACAAGGTACCTCTTACTTCGAACACAATCTATGGCATTGGTTCAACCAGTAAAATGATGCTTACAGCCGCTGTAATGAAGCTGGTTGATGAAGGCAAGATCGATTTGGATGTGCCTGTTGTGAACTATATGCCTGATTTTACAATGAAAGATAAACGATACAAACAGATTACACCCCGTATGTTGCTGAATCATTCGGCCGGGCTTTTCGGAACCTCTGTCGGTAGTGCTATACTGTATGGGGACAATGATACCTATGCACATGATACCTTTTTGGATCAATTGGCGACCCAGAATCTGATGGCAGAGCCAGGTGCGTATTCGGTGTACTCTAACGATGGATTTACATTAGCTGAAATTCTGGTTGAGAGAGTCACTGGTATGAGCTTTACGGCATTTATACACAAATATTTTACAGAGCCTCTGAAAATGAATCATACCAAAACACCACAGGATATAGTTAATACGGGAGAAATGGCGGGAATCTACTCTCCTTTGTATAAGGGGCAGCTTCCACACGAGAATTATAATATCATTGCTTCAGGAGGCATATATTCCACCGCTAAGGATCTGGTGAAATTTTCGCAAATCTTCACAGGAGAGGTCAAAGGGATTCTTTCCAACAAGTCGGTAGAAGCCATGGAGCAAAAAGAATACAGAAGAGGCATGTGGCCAGAGGATAGTGATTCTTCTATGTCTTACGGATTAGGGTGGGATAGTGTGGACTTGTTCCCATTCAGTGACTACGGCATCAAGGCTGTTACGAAAGGTGGAGATACGTTATCTTATCATTCTTCACTCGTCGTACTTCCGGAATACAACATGGCTGCAGCCGTGATCTCTTCAGGCGGAGCAAGCATAACCAATCAATTCATTGCGAGTGAGTTATTACTTAGCGCACTTGAAGAAAAGGGCATTATTAAAGAACGGAAACCGGAAAAATCATTTGGTGTACCTGTGAAGGCTGATATGCCTAAAGAAATCTCCAAGTTTGCAGGGAATTATGGTGGCAATAATTCAGTTACGAAGATCAAAATAAATAAGGCAGGACAAATGACGCTCTCCTCTCTCACGGCTCCAAGTAATCCGGTTCAAGAATACACCTATACATCAGATGGTACTTTTGTGAGTGATGATGGTACAGAAAAGTTGAAATTCGTTGTGGAGAAAAATGGGAATACCTACCTGTGGTCTCGATCTTATATCTCCGTTCCAGGACTCGGACAGGTGGCTCTCTCAGAATATAATGCGGAAAAGCTCAAAGCCAATACATTACCCAAGGAGATTAACGCTGCATGGGCAAAGCGTGATGGTAAAAAATATTATCTGGTGAATGCGAAATACACATCAATGCTCTATCTTAATGCTACATCGATCCTGCCTATTCAATTGAATAAAGAGAATCCAGGGTATATGTCCAATAATAAGATTATTGGAGCAGGCGAAGCAGCCAATCAATTGCAGATTCCGGGTAGTGCCGGACGAGAACCGATGGACATTCATTTCTCCAAAAAGAACGGAGGAGAGTATCTTACATTTTCAGGTTATGTATTCGCCAGTGAGGGATTGGTGAAACCAATCTATTCCGGTAAACAATCCGCAACAACCATTCAAGCAGATGGATATGCCAAATGGTTTTCGGTACCCGCTACTGCGAAAGGAAAAGTCATGACAGTGAAGTTACCTGCAAAAGGAGCCTTTGCTATCTATGATCAGAACGGAATTTGTATTAATCACAGCGTGGTTAGCGGTAAGAATGTTGTTGTTTTACCCGAAAACGGCCGTATTGTATTTGCAGGTGAGGCTGGCTCCCAATTTGAAATTTCATTAAAAAAGTAA
- a CDS encoding cell wall metabolism sensor histidine kinase WalK has translation MTGSLYTRVVLTFLVSVIGGTILSFLATTWIFQDKLNENLQGSLLDFGQDIVRIYETMPLREAEMFISEMKQLNSYHIRIYKATGQFQSYGELKGQHPFLVTTEQVKKVLDGGRVQVNGIDTIFLGLPIKTEMGSIAMFVEPLTSSSTSFLIKFVVTFLICSLLAGSLLILIAAIFLVRPIKKLTEATRLIAAGDFNVKLNIKQKGEIGTLARSFEEMMHDLKQLEQMRREFVANVSHEVQSPLTSISGFAIALKQVDLPDDERSDYLDIIITETARMSKISDSLLKLSLLESQSLQMRLATLSLDEQIRRVIVAIQPQWSARNIQIDLDLQPTKITADYDQLNQVWINIFGNAIKFSEEGARINVTIKQNIKNVMIRISDSGIGILPEDQKRIFDRFFKADRSHSQKYEGSGMGLAIVKQIVSLHQGDIRVESEYGRGTTFIVILPITTPTE, from the coding sequence GTGACCGGCTCCCTCTATACACGTGTAGTCCTGACCTTTCTGGTCTCCGTGATCGGGGGCACAATCCTTTCTTTTCTTGCTACAACTTGGATATTTCAAGATAAATTAAACGAAAACTTACAAGGCTCCTTGCTTGACTTTGGCCAGGATATCGTCCGCATCTACGAGACAATGCCTCTACGCGAAGCAGAAATGTTTATAAGTGAAATGAAACAACTCAACTCTTACCACATTCGAATCTATAAAGCAACGGGTCAGTTTCAATCCTATGGAGAACTTAAAGGACAACATCCTTTCCTAGTGACTACAGAACAAGTGAAGAAAGTGCTGGATGGAGGAAGAGTCCAAGTTAATGGAATCGATACGATCTTCTTGGGATTGCCGATAAAAACTGAAATGGGAAGCATAGCAATGTTTGTAGAGCCCCTCACTTCCTCTTCCACCTCATTTCTTATCAAGTTTGTTGTAACCTTTTTGATTTGTTCCTTGTTAGCAGGGAGCCTATTGATACTAATTGCGGCTATTTTTCTGGTAAGACCAATCAAAAAATTGACAGAAGCGACCCGGCTTATAGCTGCTGGAGATTTCAACGTCAAGCTTAATATTAAACAAAAAGGTGAGATAGGTACTTTGGCTCGCAGCTTTGAAGAAATGATGCACGATCTAAAGCAGCTTGAGCAGATGCGCAGGGAATTCGTAGCAAACGTGTCCCATGAAGTTCAGTCTCCGCTCACTTCCATTTCCGGTTTTGCTATAGCGCTCAAGCAGGTAGACCTCCCGGATGACGAAAGAAGCGATTATCTCGACATTATCATCACTGAAACTGCACGAATGTCCAAAATTAGTGATAGTCTGCTAAAGCTGAGTTTGCTTGAATCTCAATCATTGCAAATGCGGCTCGCCACGCTCAGTCTGGATGAACAGATCAGACGAGTAATTGTTGCTATTCAACCCCAATGGTCGGCCCGTAACATTCAGATCGATCTTGATTTGCAGCCCACCAAAATCACGGCCGATTATGACCAGTTAAATCAGGTGTGGATCAATATCTTCGGCAATGCCATCAAATTTTCCGAAGAAGGTGCCCGAATTAACGTCACGATCAAACAGAATATCAAGAACGTGATGATCCGCATATCGGATTCGGGTATTGGTATTCTCCCGGAAGACCAAAAGCGTATATTTGACCGATTCTTTAAAGCTGATCGTTCCCACAGTCAGAAATATGAAGGAAGCGGTATGGGACTAGCTATTGTAAAGCAGATCGTCTCGCTTCATCAAGGGGACATCCGGGTGGAGAGCGAATATGGACGAGGAACGACCTTCATAGTCATCTTGCCAATCACAACACCCACAGAGTGA
- a CDS encoding response regulator transcription factor yields MPTILVADDDANIRKLVCLFLRNDGFTTINAVDGKEALAIYTSTPVDLVILDIMMPVMDGWALCEELRRANPDLPLLMLTARNETWEKVQAFQLGTDDYMTKPFDPLELMARVKALLKRYRIGLTQTIQLGNVILNRQTYKVLRGTESFTLPLKEFELLYKLAGLPGQVYTREQLIDQVWGINYTGDDRTIDVHIKRLRERFADISDFRIETVRGLGYRLEVQE; encoded by the coding sequence ATGCCTACGATATTAGTTGCTGACGACGATGCGAACATTCGCAAACTCGTCTGTTTATTTTTGCGCAACGACGGATTTACAACCATCAACGCCGTAGACGGAAAGGAAGCCCTGGCTATCTATACCTCCACGCCAGTCGATTTGGTTATTCTTGATATTATGATGCCAGTCATGGACGGTTGGGCATTATGCGAGGAACTTCGAAGAGCCAATCCGGATCTTCCGTTACTAATGTTGACGGCAAGAAACGAGACCTGGGAGAAAGTACAAGCATTTCAGCTCGGGACAGATGACTATATGACGAAGCCATTCGATCCGCTTGAGTTGATGGCTCGCGTCAAGGCACTGTTGAAACGATACCGTATAGGTTTAACGCAGACCATCCAATTAGGAAACGTTATTCTGAACCGGCAGACTTATAAGGTCCTGAGGGGTACAGAGTCGTTCACCTTGCCGCTTAAAGAGTTCGAATTATTGTATAAACTTGCTGGATTACCGGGACAAGTCTATACGCGGGAGCAATTAATCGATCAAGTTTGGGGAATTAATTATACTGGCGATGATCGAACGATAGACGTGCATATTAAACGTCTACGCGAACGTTTTGCCGATATCTCCGATTTTCGTATCGAAACGGTGCGGGGACTTGGTTACCGGCTAGAGGTGCAGGAGTGA